A single Halanaerobiales bacterium DNA region contains:
- a CDS encoding TlyA family RNA methyltransferase, giving the protein MAQKERIDILLAEKGIYSSRSKAKRAIMAGKIYVNNQLVDKAGTKVEKNSDIRVKGRKIPYVSRGGLKLEKALDVFSIDVKNKEAIDIGASTGGFTDCLLQNGAKKVYAIDVGYGQLAWKLRQDERVEVKERCNFRYLTPDEFPVKVPLIVTDVSFISLKLIIPQALKFLSKNGEFVALVKPQFEAGRERVGKNGLVKDKNVHIDI; this is encoded by the coding sequence ATGGCCCAAAAAGAACGCATAGATATTTTATTGGCAGAAAAAGGTATTTATTCAAGCAGAAGTAAAGCCAAAAGAGCTATTATGGCAGGCAAGATATATGTAAATAATCAACTGGTAGATAAAGCAGGAACAAAAGTCGAAAAAAATTCTGATATTAGAGTTAAAGGCCGAAAAATTCCCTATGTCAGTCGAGGTGGTTTGAAACTTGAAAAGGCATTGGATGTATTTTCAATTGATGTTAAAAATAAAGAAGCAATTGATATAGGAGCTTCTACTGGAGGTTTTACTGATTGTCTTTTACAAAATGGAGCTAAAAAGGTATATGCTATTGATGTTGGTTATGGTCAGTTAGCCTGGAAACTTCGTCAGGATGAGAGAGTAGAAGTGAAAGAACGCTGTAATTTTCGTTATCTCACACCTGATGAATTCCCAGTAAAAGTTCCTTTGATTGTCACAGATGTATCTTTTATCTCACTCAAATTGATAATACCACAAGCTCTTAAATTTCTTTCTAAAAATGGAGAATTTGTAGCTTTAGTAAAACCTCAATTTGAAGCTGGCAGGGAAAGAGTAGGAAAAAATGGTCTTGTAAAAGATAAAAATGTGCATATAGATATT